acatatatgaacatatcaagatttgatcttcatttaaaccgCATTTGTAGATATggcgtgtgtgtgagtgagtgagtgtgctcACTCTGTGAGGGACTGGCCTGCCTTGTACCCAAGTGCCTGCTGGGATAGGATCTGACGCTCTGCTTAGGAtgaagtgggcttagaaaatggtatggtatgggaTGACAGAACAAACATTaggccacatttacattttctagTTCATTGTATAATTTACATGAACATAAATACAATGCCCCTCCAGGCATCACTACCATTATAAATACCTCAAATGAGAATCAGGCGCACCAGATCACGTCCAAATGTTTCGAACATCATTAGAGAGGATCTTGTCTTATTAAACCTCAGGCCGTGTTGATGTTTGTCACTGAAGTGTGTTTAATCGCCATGTCTAGATCAAAGGAGCTCTCTGAGGCCTCCAGAAAGAAGGTCACAGGTGATTTGGAATGATATCCAAACTCTTGAAACTTGGCAATTCTATTGTCTCGAAGATCATCTACAACTGGAGACAATTTCAGTAACTCGTTCAGGCCAGGCCACCCTAGCTCTTGCTTGTCTCTGTGATTCAGTATCTTCTCTTCCTGTTTTTCCTCCTTCTTTGCCACTTGATCGCCTTCTACGATTGGCTTGATGCTCGGTAGATGtcgctgctgttctttttctttcttccatcatGGTGATTATCACTTGGTTTCTCAATTACTTTGCTGTAAAACACCTGACCACAGGTCATGGCCAGCAGGTTTGCCACTatcaaatccttttttttttttttcccccatttccaGAATGTATCAGGTTATgagctttcaattaagaccaagacTGAAAAAATCACATGACAAATGAACAGACCTCAgcattttatatatgtacattGCTGTTTTTAATCAATAGTTGGCATCATTGGCTGCCATTTTAGAACAGTTGCCATTATGCAATGCATCACTAAGAAGCAAAACCAATGCTTGTGTTGTATGTGATGTCATTATAAGAGTCAGCCGTGAGCTCATCAAATAAAGGAAAGGATTCTGGCCTGTGATAGTCATTTTTGCAAACAATTTTCTTCTCagatttttgattaatttaatgaagactttgagTTGGTAACTGACTGACGGTCTTTTTAGTTGCTgtccctgcctgcctgcctgactATCGGCTTTGAAAGTTTTCTCCAACTAATGTGTTCCTCCCTTTATTGAGTGACCGAATCGGCTGGCTGTCAAAGAGACCACTGACCcttttcttgttgttgttgtcttgcaGGTTGCTTTGAATGCTGCATTAAGTGCCTGGGAGGAGTCCCTTATGCCTCATTGGTTGCCACCATCCTTTGTTTCTCTGGCGTGGCATTGTTTTGTGGTTGTGGCCATGTTGCCCTAGAAGGAACCTTGTCAATCATAGGAAACCACTTCTCACAGACCCCCAGTGACCATGCCTTGTTAGCCGAAGTGTAAGTACCTCCAACTTTTCATAATGTTTGAAGCCACAGGGTGGATATCTTATTactcttcttttgtatgaaagtgtgttACATTAATTGACTGATCCTGTGTTGTATCAGTACTGTTAAATAACACTTGAAGAACAAGAAGAGAGTCATCAGTTGAAAGCAGGCGTTCATATTTAAGACTTACTAGCTATTTGCATCTGTTTTCTTCTTCACAGGGTTCAGCTGATGCAGTACATCATTTACGGAATtgcctcatttttctttttatacggAATTATTCTCCTGGCAGAGGGATTTTACACAACCAGTGCTGTTAAAGAGCTTCACAGTGAATTTAAAACTACAGCCTGTGGAAGATGCATTAGTGGAATGGTATGCAGTCATAATTGAAGAATGTGCCCACGGCCCCTCACACGTGTTTGCAATCAGACCACAGGGGGGCTACAGCTGCTCAGATGGGGATGCTTGCAAATGATTCATGCGTTTACATGGCCGCTGTGTTTACGCTTGTGATACGGCagctatttacaattatttataagtagtttagatattttaaaatgtagtgtTGCATAGAGGTCAACTTAATGATATATAAGTTTGACACGTCGACATGACACAGCATGGTGTTTTCGTGTCTCAGTAACCTTTGCTGTGCCAGTTtgtctacagtggattcagaaagtattcagagcccttcactttctgcacactttataggTTTCACTGTAAATTGCTAaacttgccatttttgcccatcaatctaaagtgagaacatgttttcagaaaggttggcaaatgtattaaaaatcaaaacctaaagTCTCTCACTcaaataagtattcagacccttaattcagtgctTTGTAGAAGCCCTCTTGGCAGCAGTTACTacttcaagtcttcttgggtaagtctctaacAAGCATTGCAAACCTGGATTCGgatagtttatcccattcttcctggcagatccttttAAGCTCCATTACGTTGGATGCTAAGCATCTGTAAACTGGCATCTTCAGgactctccacacatgttctttGGGGTTTAGGTCTGGGCTTTGGCTCAAACGGCTTAAAACCTACCAGtcaaaataatgacttttaaaGACTTGCCAGCTAGTGGCTAGTACACCACTAGAACATTAAACTAATGTTAATTTTAGAATTATTATTAGCTTAACAAATATAGTGGTCAGTGTTCATGATGAAGTTACAAATGTTAAACCTCACATTGCATTTTTACCTCGgatcactttgatttttttatactcTGCATTTTGATGCCCGTCATCACCATTTTCTGGCTTTACCCAGGTTGCCATCCCAGTCGTCTTCCTCCGCTCTCCACACTACGTTCTTTGGTTTGCGATGAGCTCTTTTGATAGCGGGCTTCGTCCACTGCTCAGTCTGCATCTCTACAGCACAACAGTTATGGTGTCAAGTCTTTTCCTTAACTCGCCATTCGTCTTCCTCTCACTCCGTGGACCTACACATGGTCATCTTATCATTCTCATCTCTGTTCTTTCCAGATTTACTTTCATGTTCCGCTTTCTTCAGTACAGCATACAGCTTCTCACACAGCTTTTGTAAACTTTACCCTTCAATACCAGAGAGACTCAGAATGGGGACAATGTCTGGAATTTCTTCCATACACCTCACACTCTGGTTACCACTGCTGTGCCATCACagcaaatgaaaatggctgagttCAGATATGAGGATGTAGACTTGCGTTACTGATGAGAAAAGGCACACACGGTAATCATCACATGTTAGAGGTTTTAGGgggctcgcttcgctcaccaacaccTGGGCGGGCGCTACACTAGCCATTTCGtggctctgccactcgcatatggggacgtacaatttaaacagattgttattttcatgggaattgtttcatattgcattagaggtattcgttgcgttatacgtttttgttttgtttggctttgaaattaacacacaaatactttttaaacttacacttttactgtaaaacttcactaaaaacaatacttgaaattaacttttcatcaagatcactttgaattttgattccgtgtttggacttacatcatgataatgcaacgtataactccCCGTGAGTATCGTATAGTttatttctctctaataaataaaccaactttttcaaatgtttctccctgtgatttgttaattgtcatagcaaaagctattctaacggaaaactgtaaacgttttaatacgaatggcatatcaagatctcttttggtgtctaatattatccgcagaagatgtactacattacctttcttgtcgcctgttaaaattttacatgtcagaattgttcaatacaactaatcttgtcctattgcatagcccatcactcagacataaattacacaataacattacattatccttctttcaacagtaattcagccgctGGAAGACCAGaaggtgttaacggttgtagatattctaggagatattgtaaattgatgttttcatcttgcgtacgatcaccaccaactgcttcaacATAATCTGTTGATAGGCATTTATCCAATTTGATGTTTAACCGATCGACCATTTTCACGTTAAatggttttcttttcattgtttctcggtgctaggattgcccgtgtactcatttcttctgctgataacccttcaggatgaaaattttcaataagatttggacataataagtcttcttttattgggaacttaaaatgaggaaaacataataagtcttcttttattgggaacttaaaatgaggaaaacgtaaaaatttataagaactgagaacgcaggaactgtgtctgacaaaagcattcacgtgaatgagaggtgagaggacggCGGGTGTGGGTCATTAACTGTAAATGGTTGAGAAGAGGGTGGgacttgagacaagactattgccaagagattttatcatctccagattttcttttataatagagacattagctacatttaaacaaatatgtAGCTGCTTCAGTGGACGCTAACATCAATTTTTGTGCTCTTTCAGTTTGTGTTCTTGACCTACGTTCTGGGCGTGGCATGGCTGGGCGTGTTTGGCTTCTCGGCTGTGCCAGTCTTCTTGTTCTACAACATGTGGTCCACCTGTGAAGCTCTCAACCCTCCCCTCACCAACACCACTGCATCACCAGACGTAATCTGTGTCGACATGAGACAGTACGGTATGTTCATTGGTGCTCTTGCTGTTTTATTTAAGCTTGTGATATGTTTGAAGGGATTGAAATTGAAAGGAATCATTTTAGACATTCaaactttgtgttattttcaaAAGCGTAGGGATGCCATCAGAATGTTTTAAAGCTTTGTCAACACTTCACTACCTTAGCATTCATTTTCAGCTTTGTTtagtttgcatacatttttggATGACAAGAGATAGATTTAGCACTACGGTATTTTCATTATATGCAAAGCAAAGCTTCACAAACCTCCTTGATCCATTTCAGGGACACAGGAGTCAGGATCCTCTCCTAGCAGCACTGACTGTAAGGTAGGAAACAACAGTGGACAGAATGCCAGGCCATCACAGTCCATACACATTCTTGCACTTCTTTAATTCCTTGGGTCTAAAACCAAACGCCATCAGTCATCTGTTGTCAGAAAATTACAATATGTATTTAATCAAAAATGCTACTTTTTAAATGGTAAGAAGATCTCTGCAGCTAGTATGACTACAAAAGCTTTATACCTTCCATGACTTACACAATATTCAATTCCTGGAGATCTCATGCTGCACTCCCAGACCATAAATACAAGTTTACCAGTCGGAGAGTTCACATTAATGCTTTACAAGGTGGGAGCTCCCACTTCAGAGAAAACAATCATGATGCTCATCTtacatataaacgtctacacgtggaagtgtgtctgtctgtctggctcaGATGTACAATGCTTcaccatgaagctcaaagaaatcgactctgtcac
Above is a window of Polypterus senegalus isolate Bchr_013 chromosome 2, ASM1683550v1, whole genome shotgun sequence DNA encoding:
- the gpm6bb gene encoding glycoprotein M6Bb isoform X2, producing the protein MGCFECCIKCLGGVPYASLVATILCFSGVALFCGCGHVALEGTLSIIGNHFSQTPSDHALLAEVVQLMQYIIYGIASFFFLYGIILLAEGFYTTSAVKELHSEFKTTACGRCISGMFVFLTYVLGVAWLGVFGFSAVPVFLFYNMWSTCEALNPPLTNTTASPDVICVDMRQYGIIPWNANPGKACGSTLGDICKTNEFYLSYHLFIVACAGAGATVIALIHFLMILSANWAYLKDASHMHAYQDIKMKEEQELQDIQSRSKERLNSYT
- the gpm6bb gene encoding glycoprotein M6Bb isoform X3, which produces MKPAMETAPEENPEQSQEKKGCFECCIKCLGGVPYASLVATILCFSGVALFCGCGHVALEGTLSIIGNHFSQTPSDHALLAEVVQLMQYIIYGIASFFFLYGIILLAEGFYTTSAVKELHSEFKTTACGRCISGMFVFLTYVLGVAWLGVFGFSAVPVFLFYNMWSTCEALNPPLTNTTASPDVICVDMRQYGIIPWNANPGKACGSTLGDICKTNEFYLSYHLFIVACAGAGATVIALLIYMMATTYNYAVLKFKSREDCCTKF
- the gpm6bb gene encoding glycoprotein M6Bb isoform X1, which gives rise to MKPAMETAPEENPEQSQEKKGCFECCIKCLGGVPYASLVATILCFSGVALFCGCGHVALEGTLSIIGNHFSQTPSDHALLAEVVQLMQYIIYGIASFFFLYGIILLAEGFYTTSAVKELHSEFKTTACGRCISGMFVFLTYVLGVAWLGVFGFSAVPVFLFYNMWSTCEALNPPLTNTTASPDVICVDMRQYGIIPWNANPGKACGSTLGDICKTNEFYLSYHLFIVACAGAGATVIALIHFLMILSANWAYLKDASHMHAYQDIKMKEEQELQDIQSRSKERLNSYT